One part of the Candidatus Paceibacterota bacterium genome encodes these proteins:
- a CDS encoding PCRF domain-containing protein, whose translation MDLTPYKENHKTSFLASEYERLEKEEVGLLAMIEKDPSYKELAEEDLKSLREQKENLLKQMNEIVEGEKVEEEFPNEVVLEVRAGAGGDEASLFAEELANMYKKYAESKGWVFVLLDESRTALGGYKEATFEIRGKEVYKTMRFETGVHRVQRVPATEKMGRVHTSTASVAVLPIRKKSKVIINPTDIEMEFSKSGGKGGQNVNKVETAVRLVHKPTGLEVKCTNERSQGRNREKAMSMLIAKLEMLQEEQDAKKYSANRKNQIGTADRSEKIRTYNYPQNRITDHRLKKSWYSLEKIMTGEFEPIAEAMNKGEIGNEDDEG comes from the coding sequence ATGGATTTAACACCCTACAAAGAAAATCACAAAACAAGCTTTTTGGCTTCTGAATATGAACGTCTCGAAAAAGAAGAGGTGGGACTTTTGGCTATGATTGAAAAAGATCCATCATACAAAGAGCTTGCAGAAGAAGATTTGAAAAGCTTGAGGGAACAAAAGGAAAACCTTTTGAAGCAGATGAATGAAATCGTTGAGGGAGAAAAAGTTGAGGAGGAATTTCCGAATGAGGTTGTGTTGGAAGTGCGTGCGGGAGCCGGGGGAGACGAGGCTTCTCTTTTTGCCGAGGAATTGGCGAATATGTATAAAAAATATGCTGAATCGAAAGGTTGGGTCTTTGTTCTTCTCGATGAATCCAGAACTGCACTTGGGGGCTATAAGGAAGCGACGTTTGAAATTCGCGGGAAGGAAGTCTACAAAACCATGCGATTTGAGACGGGAGTGCACCGAGTTCAGCGAGTTCCTGCAACAGAGAAAATGGGACGGGTGCATACTTCCACAGCTTCTGTCGCCGTGCTCCCGATTCGCAAGAAATCGAAAGTAATTATAAATCCAACCGATATCGAGATGGAATTTTCGAAGTCCGGAGGGAAGGGGGGACAGAACGTGAATAAAGTGGAGACTGCAGTGCGACTCGTCCACAAGCCGACAGGGCTTGAGGTGAAATGCACCAACGAGCGAAGTCAGGGCAGAAACCGGGAAAAAGCAATGTCTATGCTCATTGCCAAGCTCGAGATGCTTCAAGAAGAACAAGATGCAAAAAAGTACTCAGCAAACCGCAAAAATCAGATCGGTACCGCAGATCGTTCAGAAAAAATCCGCACCTACAATTACCCGCAAAATCGCATTACTGATCATCGTCTGAAGAAGTCGTGGTATAGTCTCGAGAAGATCATGACAGGCGAATTTGAGCCAATTGCGGAGGCTATGAATAAGGGTGAGATTGGAAATGAAGATGATGAGGGATAA
- the rpsB gene encoding 30S ribosomal protein S2 yields the protein MTDTKNSAVIEGLFKAGAHFAYSKSRRHPSVKSYIFGAKNKVEIFDLEKTSDLLEKAKMFVKTLGAEGKQILFVGGKPESRDTMKNGALAINMPYVAGRWIGGTLTNFGQIRSRIDKMLTLMDQREKGELSKYTKKERLLIDREITKLNLFFSGLVLLKGMPQAVFVIDSRKEKIAVDEAKKMNIPVIALLGSDCDISEVDHAIVGNDASLASIRFFVDQIVKAYQEGKGSVERKA from the coding sequence ATGACAGATACCAAAAACAGTGCGGTTATTGAGGGCCTTTTTAAAGCGGGCGCTCATTTTGCCTATTCAAAATCACGCCGACATCCTTCAGTAAAATCTTATATTTTCGGGGCTAAAAACAAGGTTGAAATCTTTGATTTGGAGAAAACATCTGACCTTTTGGAAAAGGCGAAGATGTTCGTGAAAACTCTCGGTGCGGAAGGAAAACAGATCCTTTTTGTTGGAGGCAAACCAGAATCACGAGACACAATGAAAAACGGCGCTTTGGCTATCAATATGCCTTACGTTGCTGGACGATGGATTGGAGGAACTCTTACCAACTTTGGACAAATCCGAAGCCGAATCGACAAGATGCTCACTCTCATGGACCAAAGAGAGAAAGGAGAGCTTTCAAAATACACAAAGAAGGAGCGACTTCTCATTGACCGAGAGATCACGAAACTCAACCTCTTTTTCTCCGGACTCGTTCTCTTGAAAGGAATGCCACAGGCCGTATTTGTGATTGACTCAAGAAAAGAAAAGATCGCGGTAGATGAAGCAAAGAAAATGAACATTCCCGTTATCGCTCTTCTCGGTTCTGACTGTGATATTTCTGAAGTAGATCATGCTATCGTCGGTAATGACGCTTCGCTCGCCAGTATTCGATTTTTCGTAGACCAAATTGTGAAGGCCTACCAGGAAGGAAAGGGCAGCGTTGAGCGCAAAGCGTAA